ATTAATTTTTAGGTTATACATTTTTAGGCTTTCTCCATGAATATATAGGCTCCTACGTTAAAGCTTAGCATTACGACCAACATGATAGACTTAGCAAAACCAAATtcgaggaaaaaaaataaaataaacagaggatTAAGACAGGATGACGGTGAATGGACAATTACGTGAACGCTCCCCCTTTTCGCAGAACAAAAATGCAGTAGCAACAATTCAATGTAGCAGTTACATCATTACATAATTCTGATAAAGCAATTTAAAATGGTGGATGCAACAATTCTCTCAGACTGGGTTGTGTACACAAGCAGAAACTCCTGATGAAACATACAAAAAGACCCCTTCAAGACAGACATCAAAGAATGCAAAGCAAAGGGGTGTGAAAGATGTCAATAGTACAATTTTTTGATTTAAATGGTGAGAGTTCTGGTTGTGGAGGACACATCCGCTATTTCTTTCCCAGAGGCCATTGCAATTCCTCCTCTGAAATGTCTCGAGTCCCGTGTGACTTCACACTATCCCTGATTTCTCCAGCAGTGTCACTGTTTGAGCAGTTCTTTTGAGAAGTCACCgataattagaaaaaaaacattaaggcTCCAGAAAACAGGtttctgaaatgaaaattgTCAGTAGTAAGCCAAAAAATAGAGATTTTGTCGATTTGAATGAAAAATAGATAAACCATTGAAGTTTTATTATCGCACAGTTCCAAGTCCGACATTGCCTTTGGGATCCTCCAACCCTGTTGGCACAGTTAAACCTCTGAAGCATGGCAATGTTGCCCCCAAATGGACAAATAGGGGCAGGACACATCCGTTCCTGATTGTACTGAAATATAaagtggcagatttttttctccatggTGCAGTCAAACCCTGATTCAATTGGAAAGAGGAGGGGATGGGGGCAAGAGAGAGAAAACCAGTCTGGTGAGAGAAGAGTACGTGATGGAACGAGAGGAAAACTAtactcaaaacaaaaaaaaaataaaaactaaagagTGTGTGGCTAGGTAATACATTAAATCAGCTTGTTATCCCTGCACAAGAAGTGGTGGTACATGGGGCAAAAAAAGCACAAGTCTCGACAATGGCAGAGATTCACCAGgattaaatagaaaaaaaaaatgaagggcTTGGTTGCATTTTCATATTCTTCTGTCTCTTAAATCAAGTCCTAGTGTAACTGTTGATCAAGCCAAGGATAAATGTCTTCTATTGTTTATTCCTGTTTTGGCGCTCCTGTTTGGAGAGAGAACAACAAAGAAGTAACATTAGGCAAATAAATGCGACATGACAGTGCAGTCAACTACAGGACTTTTGGTTGAAGAGACATTCACACATATCTACTTAAAGCAATGGCAAAATAATATATTACGTAAAATTTCATCTTCACTGTGTGAACACCACAATTGAAAGCACTAATTAATAAGCATAATACTAATGGTATAGTTaatgacaacaacaagaaaacaggaCAGTTCTTTACCTGATCCAACCGAGAGCGGTTCTGTATCTGAGCAGGTTCAAAAGTCTGGCAAAACGATcaaacaagaagaaacaaaagcaagaattaCCTTCTCATACATCAACAGTCAAATGTAGCAGCATCTATGTGAGTAACTTAAGCACGGGACTAGCCCTGTTCTCTAGTAAAAGGGAATCAAAAACCCTGTTGGTTTACTCAAGGTAACAGAATGAGATGATTGTACCCACCTTGcgcacctcctcctcttcctcctgcctCTTCTCATAATGGGAGAAATCATCAAAGATGGAGGTGGTGTGTTTGTAGGTGGCGATGATCTTGAGCACCTGTTTGGCCTTCTCCAGAGGAACCTCCTGGGTGTCACGGGAGTTGGTCACTGGCTTGTTGTCGTTGTTCTCCAGGCGGATGTGGCGCAGCTGGCTATTAGGCACATCCTTAACAAACAACCAGTCCACATCAAATTTGCCCTTCCACTTGTCCTGTGCCCAAACACCAGCACTGGTCCCATAGTCCACTGGTGAACGCATTTCTGCCACACCACAGAAATGACCACTGCCATTGACACTGAACAGCAGATACACAGGACCTTTACCATTCATGGCCCGGAACGCTGAGTCCAGCCGCTTGTTGCCATGCTCCGTGCTGCACCAGATGGAGTACTTGATGGAGCGATGAATATCGTCCTCGGAGTAGCTCTTGATGATGAAAACACGACCATTCTTCAGGTTCCATTCAAAGTCCTTGGGGTTGTAGCTATGGGAGGCACGCAGCTTTTCCAGCACTGGGTGGGACTCTACACCAGGTCCCTGACTAGCAGATGTTTGGGGGCCGTTGTTCCCACCACCAACCACACCCATCACCCCACTACCATCATGGCCAGGACCACCCTGCCCATAGCCTTGGTTTCGGTTGCGTGGGGCAACCCAGCGGGTCTGGGGTTGTGGGGGCTGGGTGTGGTTTTGGTAGGGCTGTGGTGGTGGCTGATGGTGCTGGTGATGGGGAGGCTGGGGCTGTAAGGCCATAGGCTGCATCTGGGGCTGCACCAAAGACTGGGGAGGGGGGGGCTGCATGGGTCCTTGCTGCATGGGGGCTTGAGGTGGCATGGCATGAGGCAGGCCAAgaggctgctgttgctgcagtGGAGCTGTGGCTACTTTAGTCACTGGGCCCTTATCCCAGGTCCCAATGTTCATGTTGTGTTTGATGGGTGGTGGGGGGAGAGCTCCCCCTGGATTGGGCATTCCTGGCTTCACCTTAGCTTTCAGCTGC
The window above is part of the Acanthochromis polyacanthus isolate Apoly-LR-REF ecotype Palm Island chromosome 6, KAUST_Apoly_ChrSc, whole genome shotgun sequence genome. Proteins encoded here:
- the LOC110949809 gene encoding YTH domain-containing family protein 1 — its product is MSATSIDPQRSKGQASKVQNGSLHQKETVHDNDFEPYLTGQSTQNNSYQSITDPYLSSYYAPSIGFPYPLSEAPWSTGGDPPIPYLTPYGPLSNGDHHFMPDTVFGQPGGLGSSIYPHRFNFFPENPAFSAWGTSGSQGQQTQSSAYGGSYSYPPSSLGGTLVPDGQTGFHNDTLNKAPGMNSLEQGMVGLKIGGDVTGQGSGVKAVGSVIGGPAVAATGNGATPIGMPPPKPTSWAAIASKPAKPQQLKAKVKPGMPNPGGALPPPPIKHNMNIGTWDKGPVTKVATAPLQQQQPLGLPHAMPPQAPMQQGPMQPPPPQSLVQPQMQPMALQPQPPHHQHHQPPPQPYQNHTQPPQPQTRWVAPRNRNQGYGQGGPGHDGSGVMGVVGGGNNGPQTSASQGPGVESHPVLEKLRASHSYNPKDFEWNLKNGRVFIIKSYSEDDIHRSIKYSIWCSTEHGNKRLDSAFRAMNGKGPVYLLFSVNGSGHFCGVAEMRSPVDYGTSAGVWAQDKWKGKFDVDWLFVKDVPNSQLRHIRLENNDNKPVTNSRDTQEVPLEKAKQVLKIIATYKHTTSIFDDFSHYEKRQEEEEEVRKTFEPAQIQNRSRLDQERQNRNKQ